From Flavobacterium arcticum, the proteins below share one genomic window:
- a CDS encoding DEAD/DEAH box helicase: MSIENTLESVAKLNEDKYLQNQVAQLNARYILLNTDEEKQNFPNYSVKDEEMTLLAFHYLNLGCRLAEQQAILEASQPLERGAQILEYIYGSKNNETNFRNYHVLISGLAYYSAFQYSKSFILIKKAENETTIAKLLNMFLSRRFNELQNDINTIIINKDYINLNRSDHEDETSSRIYEIVIARSLSKVISYLNFGNQTLLEQAKEELETLKDIASLKEDVDVWWTIRLILIILGGVERASLWSVLIHHYKELPPLVSNFIFSHVFAKRTKVHEFFTTQRSALEKVINKDDGVVISMPTSSGKTRIAEVAILDTKVKDTNSKILFIAPYKSLAFEIENDLGRIFTPIGITVSQLYGGSLFSKIDEKLIQDTDVIIATQEKAKALFRSDNELIKTIKLVVLDEGHLLGGGERDTRNELFMEELRFHIHKKGGKFIVLSAVLPNPEDLSFWLTESDDNVFDSDWRPSEERMGILEWTGKSVNLNWLSADDERNSFNNRFVIAEKQPRKPRERTDKYIPGDKNEAVAATAIKLFKFGPVLIYVGLKASVFTMARAYKKVLANDTPFPWKNQNNWQAFELACIEFDGDDSIWLHYARLGILCHNANLPSDVRIPLERLMRTERPRVIIATSTLGQGVNLGVSSIIFATLQKAAEKLSYSDFWNIAGRAGRAFVDQEGKILVALDNSKRRTLRERHKVTRTQRSIEKYFNKSNLQNAKSGLLWSIRTIKYSSAFSEGVSFERLLELVAENDFSELEHSDAFINELDIIDDTLLALHQLNHNEIDPTDVVWVEEFFKKSLAYLQCAKDEEDTFIKEEQIITFIKARIGGILKAVGQDSKDWDAHIRSGIPLQSDLILEASLQEIIELIDEFFLEEDYSIGAKTGLLSFIESIVNQTPVLQEEYLQNERLKEIRELWLAGNSMTEIKAIQNASVVVNQHYSFKLPWVLNGIAKKLQALELESHSQLLQELSILSETGLPNLVAVKVYQAGIRSRQVAIEVASMYDDDSWDKGISYYKYDIIKNADFYKLLLSDDTAKWIDLFLQYNEREHIVINEIPPFYSEHLLGLGNVILFPKTINKEHHLVSSDLTVIVPVKSVEGLYLAEVIDKEGVYFIQTEDGYWQLNVANPNIEINRIEEEEF, translated from the coding sequence ATGAGTATAGAGAATACATTAGAATCAGTTGCAAAACTAAACGAGGACAAGTATCTCCAAAACCAGGTAGCACAGCTCAATGCACGATACATTCTGCTAAATACCGATGAAGAAAAGCAAAACTTCCCAAACTATAGTGTCAAAGATGAAGAGATGACATTGTTGGCATTTCATTATTTAAATCTTGGTTGTAGATTAGCAGAGCAACAAGCAATTCTTGAAGCTTCTCAACCTCTTGAAAGAGGTGCGCAAATTTTGGAGTACATCTATGGCTCCAAAAACAATGAAACTAATTTTAGGAATTACCATGTACTTATTTCTGGTCTTGCTTACTACTCAGCATTTCAATATTCCAAGTCATTTATTCTGATAAAAAAGGCAGAAAACGAGACCACTATCGCCAAACTATTAAATATGTTTTTAAGTCGCCGTTTTAACGAACTTCAAAACGATATCAATACTATTATCATTAACAAAGATTACATTAACTTGAATCGTAGTGATCATGAGGACGAGACATCTTCAAGGATATATGAGATTGTAATTGCACGTTCTTTATCTAAAGTTATTAGCTACTTAAACTTTGGTAATCAAACCTTATTGGAGCAAGCAAAGGAAGAGTTGGAAACTCTAAAAGATATAGCTAGCCTAAAAGAAGATGTAGATGTTTGGTGGACGATACGATTGATCCTTATTATCCTCGGAGGTGTTGAACGCGCTTCTTTATGGAGTGTGTTAATCCATCATTATAAGGAGTTGCCTCCTTTGGTTTCAAATTTCATTTTTTCACACGTTTTTGCAAAGAGAACCAAAGTCCATGAGTTCTTTACTACACAACGAAGTGCATTAGAAAAGGTAATCAATAAGGATGATGGAGTTGTTATTAGTATGCCAACAAGTAGTGGTAAAACACGTATTGCAGAAGTAGCAATATTAGATACTAAAGTAAAAGACACAAACTCTAAAATCCTGTTTATTGCTCCCTATAAGTCTCTGGCTTTTGAAATAGAAAATGATTTAGGTAGAATCTTTACACCGATAGGAATAACAGTCTCACAACTCTATGGTGGTAGTTTATTTAGTAAGATCGATGAAAAACTTATTCAGGACACTGATGTAATTATTGCTACCCAAGAAAAAGCAAAAGCCTTATTTAGAAGTGATAATGAACTTATTAAAACTATCAAACTCGTTGTTTTAGATGAAGGACATCTTTTAGGAGGTGGAGAACGAGATACAAGAAACGAATTGTTTATGGAAGAACTTCGCTTTCATATTCATAAAAAAGGAGGAAAATTTATTGTGCTTTCAGCAGTTTTACCAAATCCAGAAGACCTTTCTTTTTGGCTTACTGAGTCTGACGATAATGTTTTTGACAGTGACTGGAGACCTTCAGAAGAGCGGATGGGTATATTAGAATGGACAGGAAAGAGCGTAAACCTTAATTGGCTTAGTGCCGATGATGAAAGAAACTCATTCAACAATAGGTTTGTCATAGCAGAAAAACAACCGAGAAAGCCTCGTGAACGAACTGATAAATATATCCCGGGAGATAAAAATGAGGCCGTTGCAGCTACTGCTATAAAGCTATTCAAATTTGGGCCTGTGCTTATTTATGTTGGATTGAAAGCATCAGTCTTTACTATGGCAAGAGCATACAAAAAAGTACTTGCTAACGACACTCCATTCCCGTGGAAGAATCAAAATAATTGGCAGGCATTTGAACTTGCTTGCATAGAGTTTGATGGGGATGACAGTATTTGGCTTCATTACGCAAGGTTGGGCATATTGTGCCATAACGCTAATCTTCCATCCGATGTAAGAATCCCATTAGAAAGATTAATGCGTACCGAAAGACCACGAGTTATTATTGCTACGTCTACTTTAGGGCAAGGAGTAAATTTAGGGGTATCATCTATTATTTTTGCCACGCTTCAAAAAGCTGCTGAAAAACTATCTTATAGTGATTTTTGGAATATTGCGGGACGAGCAGGAAGAGCATTTGTTGATCAAGAAGGGAAAATTCTGGTTGCACTGGATAATTCTAAAAGAAGAACTTTAAGAGAGCGTCATAAGGTAACTAGAACTCAAAGGTCAATTGAAAAGTACTTCAACAAATCTAATTTACAAAATGCTAAAAGCGGACTCCTATGGTCTATAAGAACCATAAAATATTCATCAGCATTTTCAGAAGGAGTTAGTTTTGAGCGACTCTTGGAGCTTGTTGCGGAAAATGACTTTTCAGAATTAGAACATAGTGACGCTTTTATCAATGAATTAGATATTATTGATGATACTTTACTTGCTTTACATCAATTAAACCATAATGAAATTGATCCTACTGATGTTGTTTGGGTTGAAGAGTTCTTTAAAAAGTCCCTAGCTTATTTGCAATGCGCCAAAGACGAAGAGGATACTTTTATCAAGGAAGAACAGATCATCACTTTTATAAAGGCTCGTATAGGGGGGATTTTAAAAGCCGTGGGGCAGGATTCAAAAGATTGGGATGCACATATACGCTCTGGAATTCCGCTCCAAAGTGACCTTATTCTTGAGGCATCTTTACAGGAGATTATAGAATTAATTGATGAGTTCTTTTTGGAAGAGGATTATTCAATTGGAGCGAAAACTGGATTGCTTTCTTTTATAGAAAGCATTGTAAATCAGACACCAGTTCTACAAGAAGAGTATCTCCAAAATGAACGATTAAAAGAGATAAGAGAACTTTGGTTGGCAGGGAATTCTATGACCGAAATTAAAGCCATTCAGAATGCTTCTGTGGTTGTGAACCAACACTATTCTTTTAAGTTACCTTGGGTGTTAAATGGAATTGCAAAAAAACTTCAAGCCTTAGAATTAGAAAGTCACTCACAACTGTTACAAGAGCTATCTATACTTAGTGAAACTGGGCTACCAAATTTAGTTGCTGTTAAGGTATATCAAGCTGGCATTAGGTCTCGTCAAGTAGCGATTGAAGTAGCCTCTATGTACGATGATGATTCTTGGGATAAAGGAATTTCATATTACAAATATGACATTATTAAAAATGCAGATTTCTATAAACTACTTTTATCTGACGATACCGCAAAATGGATTGATTTGTTCTTACAATATAATGAGAGGGAACATATAGTGATAAACGAAATACCTCCATTCTATTCTGAGCATTTATTAGGTTTAGGGAACGTCATTTTATTTCCTAAAACCATTAATAAAGAACATCATTTAGTAAGTTCGGATTTGACTGTTATTGTACCAGTCAAATCTGTAGAGGGACTTTACTTGGCAGAAGTAATTGATAAAGAAGGGGTGTATTTTATCCAAACTGAAGATGGTTATTGGCAGTTAAATGTTGCCAACCCTAACATAGAGATTAATAGGATTGAGGAGGAGGAGTTTTAA
- a CDS encoding Wadjet anti-phage system protein JetD domain-containing protein, with product MKKDVEWKYLIGLNQLYKNEKTNLKIGNNSFIKQILMKQKKLIKPKMGNPKVLEAKCGFKAYYKKEFLNYFEYYSNFFEKAGLESNAHKTYNEDDLKSLAFIYYQKDQLKKNLTTEYTFSARVFKGKGAKYLANKPSLRNAVLQLLDIDEFPEKDPKNAQWRFVVDCENPKLVVICENIACLKVPYEYKQNNIELWYVGGNNTNPLKEIPAKKIELPLFYFCDWDHHGLSIFSRIKDIFKEKGEKITLIAPTTLDDALPVNSPHHKSKWRKKEFSGLKSEDFSAQQQEIINILIQDDIWLEEESMDLIELLSEIN from the coding sequence ATGAAAAAAGATGTTGAATGGAAATATCTGATTGGTCTTAACCAACTGTATAAAAACGAAAAGACCAACTTGAAGATTGGTAATAATAGCTTCATTAAACAAATACTAATGAAGCAAAAAAAGCTGATAAAACCCAAAATGGGTAATCCGAAGGTTTTAGAAGCCAAATGTGGTTTTAAGGCATATTACAAAAAAGAATTTTTGAACTATTTTGAATACTATTCCAACTTCTTTGAAAAAGCCGGATTAGAAAGTAATGCGCACAAAACCTATAACGAAGATGACTTAAAAAGTTTGGCTTTTATTTATTATCAGAAAGACCAACTTAAAAAGAACCTTACAACTGAATATACTTTTTCAGCAAGAGTTTTTAAAGGCAAAGGTGCAAAGTACTTAGCGAATAAGCCCAGTTTACGCAATGCAGTTTTACAGCTTCTAGATATTGACGAGTTCCCAGAGAAAGACCCTAAGAATGCTCAATGGCGATTTGTAGTAGACTGTGAAAATCCTAAATTAGTTGTTATTTGCGAAAATATAGCCTGCTTAAAAGTACCCTACGAATACAAGCAGAATAATATAGAATTATGGTACGTAGGTGGTAACAATACTAACCCTTTAAAAGAAATTCCTGCCAAAAAAATAGAATTACCTCTATTTTACTTTTGCGATTGGGATCATCACGGACTATCTATTTTTTCGAGAATAAAAGACATCTTTAAAGAAAAAGGGGAAAAAATAACCTTAATCGCACCTACTACATTAGATGATGCATTACCCGTAAACTCGCCACACCATAAAAGTAAATGGCGTAAAAAGGAATTTTCAGGTTTGAAAAGTGAAGACTTTTCTGCGCAACAACAAGAAATAATCAATATCTTAATTCAAGATGATATTTGGCTAGAGGAAGAGTCGATGGACTTGATTGAGCTCCTTTCTGAGATAAATTGA
- a CDS encoding ATP-dependent nuclease: MKLLTLKIKGYKNLLDETKVSFDFNSCTTYTALMGLNGTGKSNILEAVSLIFSSLYHDKKINFKYNISYKIDDKIVTVDNGKMSFTNEGSEAATDVPKKSHYNHLPTNVIASYSGEELRMWGDIYFDSYSSFFRDLKKHDFAAPKLLYINKYTWEFALIALLCLEDPIIENFIQNILKIDVENLRIEFTFDLKNINTYPTNQAIEFIQELVKTQSASNGSISIDKIQLSSYKTFTSTNIIKEMFYALFITGMPVKNVSAKIYTEKIITNTEIKFNDIDVKKLSEGEKKLILIYTITHLLADDKTLILLDEPDAHIHIERKKDIIDIIDKENCFTLFTTHSPKILNSIDENNIRLIKKSQDTGVEAIILDKVKALTELTNGEFSITDATLALSTAKDILLVEGENDLLYINEAIDRLNKLKRNKYANFNFLIINCGGAGNVPAIFREIVAPNLKPTQFCIATFDKDQSGKDGVSGIQKYLKKNPMTNVETMTHTTPQNWEENKEFFMEDYFPIDVYRNILLEDINKKTKIKDFIQLSKDTVKSIINNNYKKFNDADFENFESLLDTFIEKQTAFHSK, translated from the coding sequence ATGAAATTACTAACCCTAAAAATAAAAGGTTATAAAAACCTCTTAGACGAAACTAAAGTTTCTTTTGATTTTAATTCCTGTACTACCTATACTGCTTTAATGGGCTTAAATGGCACAGGAAAAAGTAATATACTGGAGGCCGTAAGTCTTATTTTCTCTAGCCTATATCATGATAAAAAAATTAATTTTAAGTATAATATATCGTATAAGATTGATGATAAAATAGTAACTGTAGACAATGGTAAAATGTCCTTTACTAATGAAGGTAGTGAAGCTGCTACCGATGTACCTAAAAAATCACATTATAATCACTTACCCACAAATGTTATAGCTTCTTATAGTGGCGAAGAACTTAGAATGTGGGGAGATATATATTTTGATAGTTATTCTAGCTTTTTTCGAGATCTTAAAAAACATGATTTTGCCGCGCCTAAATTATTATATATCAACAAATATACTTGGGAATTCGCTTTAATAGCATTGCTATGCCTTGAAGATCCGATAATAGAAAACTTCATACAGAATATATTAAAAATAGATGTAGAAAATTTAAGGATAGAGTTTACATTTGACCTTAAAAATATTAACACATATCCTACTAATCAAGCTATCGAATTTATTCAAGAATTGGTTAAAACACAATCTGCCAGCAATGGAAGTATATCTATAGATAAAATCCAGTTAAGTAGTTATAAAACATTTACAAGTACAAATATAATTAAAGAAATGTTTTACGCTCTATTTATTACAGGAATGCCTGTAAAGAATGTATCTGCAAAAATATATACCGAAAAAATTATTACAAATACTGAAATAAAATTTAATGATATTGATGTTAAAAAACTAAGCGAAGGAGAAAAAAAGCTCATCTTAATTTATACTATTACTCATCTATTAGCAGACGACAAAACATTAATATTACTGGATGAGCCCGATGCACATATACACATTGAGCGTAAAAAAGATATTATTGATATAATTGATAAAGAAAATTGCTTTACGCTGTTTACTACACATTCTCCCAAAATATTAAATAGTATCGACGAGAATAATATTAGACTTATAAAGAAATCTCAAGATACTGGTGTAGAGGCAATAATACTGGATAAAGTAAAAGCATTAACAGAACTTACAAATGGTGAGTTCTCTATAACAGATGCAACATTAGCTTTAAGTACAGCAAAAGATATATTACTAGTGGAGGGTGAAAATGATCTACTCTATATTAACGAAGCAATAGACAGACTAAATAAGCTAAAGAGAAATAAATATGCTAATTTTAATTTTTTAATCATCAATTGTGGCGGTGCAGGAAATGTGCCCGCAATATTTAGAGAAATTGTAGCCCCAAACTTAAAACCAACACAGTTTTGTATAGCAACTTTTGATAAAGATCAATCTGGTAAGGATGGCGTAAGTGGTATTCAGAAATACTTAAAAAAAAATCCAATGACTAATGTAGAGACAATGACACACACAACACCGCAAAATTGGGAAGAAAATAAGGAGTTTTTCATGGAAGATTATTTCCCTATCGATGTTTATAGAAATATCTTATTAGAGGATATTAATAAAAAAACAAAAATTAAAGATTTTATACAATTATCAAAAGATACAGTAAAATCGATTATAAACAATAACTATAAGAAATTCAATGATGCTGATTTTGAAAACTTTGAATCATTATTAGACACATTTATTGAAAAGCAAACAGCTTTTCATTCCAAATAA
- a CDS encoding coiled-coil domain-containing protein translates to MKRYPRIKRLSTLGIVHHQSFDYDFNPFRTDFVGEGGSGKSMIADILQLIFVGSAAFHSPTDSSEPRKPKTMVLRTDGKGTDMGYAFINVEINKDAFVIIGIYLESTGSSRSFIIQQGENFEPEDELLPFNKALSFSDFLKDDNILPIEDLKNHIFDTKGCVCESWTRLDKFHKLLFENYIIPVDLSINQESLKSYAKIIQAFSRESLDIKKSDKIQEFLFGNDKEKELKLDFDKAVEELSGDIRQFESNRNEIDRLTHKQTELQELLSLKKDRDEAQSDFVNTKFHYLNQQIEKSTLKMTKRLNSFFINRNILTGLKNFAETKVEELKLNIPALDEEFEEAYAARMLWQGKSNDLKKYFSWMQHFEKTGKELSEHYYNYHKNKQDIERIEEFEVLLKDSGIYNFFGKNDKLNRGSLLNIAETVNTIEKSLEEKKKLKVLNNLDDTSSLAHWALNLKRVLSPKEESVVHKYQNDNITTKEPINGIKSRYIPDPQLLIENLQVTKDEDDGFWLDLGGVREYIPYVQEPIFDTGNSDKIKEYFSNQKETLDNDIKDLEKEFKNWKILKELLNNLENPSAYLLSWELKGVNSKFDKHELYKETADAIKRYLKLLDEDEKIDEGFKKANKTYKKIDKKRSDNSSIINGLKTNLKTISIPEIDDEVKQLITKYNYQLKDADGFESLKTTLNQQENFYNAFVATLHKESKNEIAIEDLKSEDKSIDVFKTDLQKLIDEHPKISSEINTDESEITVEVLDAKDELNVKCQRQYDHKYVLVIKEFLKEKANRYIETDDFKQICSEILPPEIFSEKDLEDDEIIPRIKKLLDDINIKNKKLNIRKLQKLTSIVDKVNTEVSEQIYYSRKIRDFIDADDKTITGGHRAKLSINFENSYPRGWMEDFIDKIREDIRVSSENNLFNDLQGVSNELEKYTSLEEKMQEAFYRCGGSRNLKPKVLELLNPKSYYGLNFTIQSFHGKTNPGSTSQTYAAIALLCIARLSLINRGAKDKVRNGIRFMPIDEAAGLGSNFDMLYDIAKENDYQIISLSIQPYKVDMLNQYIYLLHNNLEESNKVNYEPVPIFGDFENNSN, encoded by the coding sequence ATGAAAAGATACCCTAGAATAAAAAGATTATCCACTCTGGGCATCGTACATCATCAATCCTTTGACTATGATTTCAACCCATTTAGAACAGACTTTGTTGGCGAAGGTGGTTCTGGTAAGAGTATGATTGCAGATATTCTGCAACTCATTTTTGTAGGTTCTGCCGCATTTCATTCGCCAACTGATAGTAGTGAGCCAAGAAAGCCTAAAACAATGGTATTAAGGACTGATGGCAAAGGAACAGATATGGGTTATGCCTTTATTAATGTGGAGATCAACAAAGATGCATTTGTAATTATTGGTATATATCTTGAAAGTACCGGAAGCTCACGCTCTTTTATTATTCAACAAGGCGAGAATTTTGAACCAGAAGATGAATTGCTTCCATTTAATAAGGCTCTTAGTTTTTCGGATTTTCTGAAGGACGACAACATTTTACCAATAGAGGATTTAAAAAATCACATATTCGATACTAAAGGATGTGTCTGCGAATCTTGGACACGATTAGATAAGTTCCACAAGTTATTGTTTGAAAATTATATCATTCCGGTTGACTTATCCATTAACCAAGAGTCTTTAAAAAGCTATGCTAAAATTATTCAGGCTTTTTCTAGGGAATCATTGGACATCAAAAAAAGCGATAAAATTCAGGAATTTCTCTTCGGAAATGATAAGGAAAAAGAGCTTAAGTTAGATTTTGACAAGGCTGTTGAAGAATTGAGTGGCGATATACGCCAGTTTGAATCTAATAGAAATGAGATTGACAGGTTAACCCATAAACAGACCGAACTACAAGAACTTCTTAGTTTAAAAAAAGATAGAGACGAGGCTCAAAGCGATTTTGTAAACACAAAATTTCACTACTTAAATCAGCAAATTGAAAAGTCCACCCTAAAAATGACCAAAAGGTTAAACTCCTTTTTCATTAATCGAAACATCTTAACTGGGCTTAAAAATTTTGCCGAAACCAAAGTTGAAGAACTGAAATTGAATATACCTGCTTTGGACGAAGAATTTGAGGAAGCTTATGCAGCAAGAATGTTATGGCAAGGAAAAAGCAATGACTTGAAAAAGTATTTTTCTTGGATGCAGCACTTTGAAAAAACGGGCAAGGAACTATCAGAGCATTATTACAATTATCATAAAAACAAGCAGGACATTGAGCGAATAGAAGAGTTTGAGGTGCTTTTAAAAGATAGTGGTATTTACAATTTCTTTGGAAAAAATGATAAACTCAATAGGGGTTCCTTGTTAAATATAGCGGAAACGGTCAACACAATCGAGAAGTCACTTGAAGAGAAAAAGAAACTAAAGGTTCTCAATAATCTAGATGATACTTCGTCACTTGCGCATTGGGCGTTAAATCTTAAAAGGGTGTTGAGCCCTAAAGAGGAAAGTGTAGTACACAAATATCAAAACGATAATATTACCACCAAAGAACCCATAAATGGTATAAAGTCAAGGTACATTCCAGATCCACAATTGTTGATTGAAAACCTGCAAGTCACAAAAGATGAAGATGATGGTTTTTGGTTGGATTTGGGAGGTGTCCGTGAGTACATTCCTTATGTGCAAGAACCAATATTTGATACTGGAAACTCAGATAAAATCAAGGAATATTTTTCAAATCAAAAGGAAACTTTGGATAATGATATCAAGGATTTAGAAAAGGAATTTAAAAATTGGAAGATTTTAAAAGAATTGCTAAATAATCTAGAAAACCCATCGGCATACCTTTTGTCTTGGGAATTGAAAGGTGTTAATTCTAAGTTTGATAAGCACGAGTTGTATAAGGAAACAGCAGATGCCATAAAGCGTTATTTGAAATTACTTGATGAAGACGAAAAGATAGATGAGGGATTCAAAAAGGCAAACAAGACCTATAAGAAAATTGATAAAAAGCGTTCTGACAACTCTTCTATAATTAATGGGCTAAAAACAAATCTAAAAACGATTTCAATTCCTGAAATCGATGATGAGGTCAAACAGTTAATCACCAAGTATAATTATCAATTAAAAGACGCGGATGGTTTTGAGAGTTTAAAAACAACACTTAACCAACAAGAAAATTTCTACAACGCTTTTGTTGCGACTCTGCATAAAGAGTCAAAAAATGAAATTGCTATTGAAGATTTAAAATCTGAAGATAAATCTATAGATGTCTTTAAAACAGATTTGCAGAAATTAATTGATGAACACCCAAAAATCAGTTCAGAAATTAATACGGATGAGAGTGAAATAACCGTCGAAGTATTAGACGCAAAAGATGAACTTAATGTAAAGTGTCAAAGACAGTACGATCATAAATACGTTTTAGTCATTAAGGAGTTTTTGAAGGAAAAGGCAAATCGCTATATAGAAACAGATGATTTTAAACAGATATGCTCAGAAATTCTACCACCAGAAATTTTTTCGGAAAAAGATTTAGAGGATGATGAGATCATTCCACGTATTAAAAAGTTGCTTGACGATATCAATATCAAGAATAAAAAACTCAATATTAGAAAGCTTCAAAAGCTAACGAGCATCGTTGATAAAGTCAATACCGAGGTAAGCGAACAGATATATTACTCAAGAAAGATTAGGGATTTCATCGATGCCGATGATAAGACAATTACTGGCGGTCACAGAGCAAAACTGTCCATCAATTTTGAAAACAGCTATCCTAGAGGTTGGATGGAAGACTTTATTGATAAAATACGTGAGGATATTAGAGTTTCGAGTGAGAATAATCTATTTAATGATTTACAAGGTGTTTCAAACGAACTGGAAAAGTACACCTCTCTAGAAGAGAAAATGCAAGAAGCTTTTTATCGATGCGGTGGTTCTAGAAACCTAAAACCTAAAGTTTTAGAATTACTCAATCCAAAATCATATTATGGATTGAACTTTACCATTCAATCCTTCCACGGAAAAACTAACCCTGGAAGTACAAGCCAAACCTATGCAGCGATTGCCCTTTTGTGTATTGCTAGACTCTCTTTAATTAATAGAGGAGCTAAGGATAAAGTTAGGAATGGCATTAGGTTTATGCCTATTGACGAAGCAGCAGGACTAGGAAGTAACTTCGATATGCTTTACGACATTGCTAAGGAAAATGATTACCAGATTATATCGTTGTCAATACAGCCATATAAAGTAGATATGTTGAACCAGTATATCTATTTGCTTCATAATAATCTGGAAGAATCTAACAAGGTAAATTATGAGCCAGTTCCAATATTTGGAGATTTTGAGAATAATAGCAATTAA
- a CDS encoding Hachiman antiphage defense system protein HamA gives MPRQEDLIGTHPTPPNIFGKWLASTDHPETDSQCHRSLSPTPDLSEDELIDWLADKIILHHYNDNKVERLKNKYGQLGFAEYAENIRMIPNVDKVRKGNMTEIILCEYVLSSTNKPLIKTFRFRYSTNVDQSMKGDDVLMVDYDNEANDIEVYLGEAKFRQTPTPQVVKDIAKALSTDTKPLSFTFLVDRLLESDATAEMGNRLDQFVVETVKQQGRITYSGLLLSKEPCATTVQNHLDSDNQKLVFLSLGVADPTDLMNKVFTKAEEKLANPDQI, from the coding sequence ATGCCAAGACAAGAAGATTTAATAGGTACGCATCCCACACCTCCAAATATTTTTGGAAAATGGTTGGCAAGTACAGACCATCCAGAAACAGATAGCCAGTGCCACCGTAGTTTAAGTCCAACTCCAGATTTGTCTGAAGACGAACTTATCGACTGGCTGGCTGATAAAATAATTCTTCATCATTACAACGATAACAAAGTTGAGCGACTCAAGAACAAATATGGACAGTTAGGTTTTGCAGAATATGCTGAAAATATTCGTATGATTCCTAATGTAGACAAAGTCCGTAAGGGAAATATGACTGAAATTATTTTGTGTGAATATGTTTTAAGTTCTACCAATAAGCCACTCATTAAAACTTTCAGATTTCGGTACAGTACCAATGTCGATCAATCAATGAAAGGAGATGATGTTTTGATGGTCGATTATGATAATGAAGCAAATGATATTGAGGTGTATCTTGGAGAAGCAAAGTTTCGACAAACCCCAACGCCACAGGTTGTCAAAGATATTGCCAAGGCACTTTCTACCGATACCAAACCTTTATCCTTTACCTTTTTGGTTGATCGCCTTTTAGAATCTGATGCTACAGCAGAAATGGGAAATCGTTTAGATCAATTCGTTGTTGAGACAGTAAAGCAGCAAGGCAGAATAACCTATTCAGGATTGCTTCTTAGTAAAGAACCCTGCGCAACGACAGTGCAAAACCACTTGGATAGCGATAATCAAAAATTGGTATTTCTCTCTTTGGGTGTCGCAGACCCAACTGATCTTATGAATAAAGTCTTTACCAAAGCAGAAGAAAAATTAGCTAACCCTGATCAGATATGA
- a CDS encoding condensin complex protein MksE, which produces MEDEHTKDIRVKFLDHLDTEELFAPLDYMLKDGVHFQREGSQARFYNYIYSNIDSLKAYYQSLFNVELTFGGTEIRGYYFLDFIGNTRGQIDAGHRYHMKSEHVIIGFVIYKIFFIDNQIDVVSVKDLQKKIRTDYEDLKPGIYRLIAKSRNTNPGNLNDDTIDSTVESTLREFKKIGWVTLNDDEFDLLPAFDRLIAIYEDHINNIDETLNELK; this is translated from the coding sequence ATGGAAGATGAACATACAAAAGATATAAGAGTAAAGTTTTTAGACCACCTTGACACAGAAGAATTATTTGCCCCTTTGGACTATATGTTAAAAGATGGCGTTCATTTTCAAAGGGAAGGAAGCCAAGCAAGATTCTACAACTACATTTATTCTAACATAGATAGCTTAAAAGCTTACTACCAGTCTTTATTCAATGTTGAATTGACTTTTGGTGGAACGGAAATAAGAGGATATTACTTTTTGGATTTTATAGGTAATACAAGGGGTCAAATAGACGCCGGACATAGATATCATATGAAGAGCGAACACGTTATAATCGGCTTCGTTATTTACAAGATTTTTTTCATTGATAATCAAATAGATGTGGTTTCTGTAAAAGATCTGCAAAAGAAGATTAGAACTGACTATGAAGATTTAAAGCCTGGTATTTACAGATTGATTGCAAAATCTAGAAATACCAACCCCGGAAATTTAAACGATGACACCATAGACTCAACTGTGGAATCAACGCTAAGAGAATTCAAAAAAATAGGTTGGGTGACATTAAATGATGACGAGTTCGACCTATTGCCGGCTTTTGATAGATTGATTGCCATATACGAAGACCACATAAATAATATAGACGAAACCCTAAATGAATTGAAATGA